In Bradyrhizobium sp. 170, the DNA window CGCTGCGCGATATTTGGATAGGGTTTATGGGAGAGTAACATCATCTTCCCGCGAACCCCCTGCTGATTTGGCTCAGATGCTTCCACGGAAGCTGTCCGAGTTGGCGCCGCTGGAAAGATCGTCTTCGATGCGGACGCCATTTTCTTTGAGGTGAGTGCCTGAACACTGCGCGCATGTTGGGTCTGAGCGCCAATCGTCAATGAGATGGAGGTCCTTGAGAATGCGCCAAAAGCCCCCCACAAGAGAGCGTACCTCCTCCGCGCGGCTGATTGGGCGGCAAGGGCAAAGCGAAGCGAAGCATTAGCAATTGAAGCGAAGCATTAACAATTGAAGTCTTGGTTCCTTGCACGACACCACGAAAACGGCGGCTTCTAACCGCCCCGACCAGCATGTTGGCGCCGAGGGCGAGTTCGCGGGTTGGCGAACCTCGAGCCATGATAGTTTTGAAACTCATGCCGGCCCCTTCTGGCATCGGCAGGAGCCAGACGGCAGCATCCGATGCGCCTTCCGAGTCAGGAAAAAGCACCTCAATGGCTCCCGCGACGTCCATGGCGGCTGCCTGATGACGTTCGCCGACTATTGCTTGTTCGCGATCGTCTCGCCAGTGCTGCAAGGACCCGGCGTGACCGTCAATTTCGCCGGTGAGTTTATCGATGCCAGCCGCGAAGGCGATCTGATCGTGGGCACAGGCGAAATCACCCGCGCCGGCGGCTCGTTGATCTTCGTACGAGGTCAACTGACGGCCGGAGAGCGGACACTGTGCACCTTCTCCGGCACGATCAAGCGGGTGAAGAGGAGGGCGGCACCACAGTAAAAGCCCATAGCTCGTCGCCTTCCTTTCTGCACGCCGCGGCCGTGACTTCCCGAAGTTCCTCAAAGATGCCCACGAGGACGGACAGCTCACGTAGCTCGCGACATCGGTGAAGAGGTTCACGCGCGGTACTCTCGCCAGCCGCAACCGCCTTGCTGCCGACTGGCGACTGTCGCGGCGTCGTTGCCCGGGCCTGACGGCACCTTAGGCTCGTGCTGGCCAGCAGCTGCGATTATGATACGTATAACATCGAAATTGAGTGCAGCCTCGAGCATTTGCGCGGTTCTCAGATGTTCTTGCTGCGCAGTTAATTGTCACTTCGTCCCGCCGATATGTCAGGAACTCCCGATGACTATGCATGCTCAAGTAACCTCCCTCGGAATTTTGTCGTCGAAAGTCCACCCTGACGAAACTCGGTCTCTGTTTTCGCATGCGATGTCACAGATGTATCGCGCCGAGGTGCCGCAATACGGCAGCCTCGTCGAACTCGTCGCCCACGTGAATGCACAGACACTTGCGAATGATCCGGAACTGGAGCAGGCTTTGCGTCGGAATGACGAGATTGCTCGCCTCGGCGTCGAACGCCACGGGGCCGTCCGGCTCGGCACGCGGGAAGAGCTGTTCAACATCCGCCGCGTCTTCGCGGTGCTCGGCATGCATCCTGTCGGATACTATGATCTTTCTGTCGCTGGCGTGCCGGTGCATTCCACGGTTTTCCGGCCCGTTGCCAACGAGGCGTTGCGCCGCAATCCGTTTCGCGTTTTCGCTTCACTTCTTCGCCTCGAACTCATCGAGGACGAGACGCTTCGCAAAGAGGTGGCGCGGATCCTATCGGAACGGCGGATCTTTACCTCGCGTGTCCTAGAACTGGTCAGGGCGTTCGAGGCCGAAGGCGGTCTCGACCAGACGCAGGCCGAGGAGTTCGTGCGCGAAGTACTGGAGACGTTCCGCTGGCACAGCGACGCTACAGTGACGCTTGAGACTTACACCAAGATGCACAATGCTCACCGCCTAATCGCCGACGTGGTCAGTTTCCGCGGTCCGCACATCAATCACCTGACGCCGCGCACCCTCGACATCGACGCCGTCCAGGCTGTGATGCCGCAACGCGGCATTACGCCCAAGGCAGTCATCGAGGGGCCGCCTCGTCGTAAGTGTCCTATCCTGCTTCGACAGACCAGCTTCAAGGCGCTTCAGGAGCGCATCGAGTTCAGAGGCGGAGACGGCGGGAAGGTCGAGGGCGCTCACACGGCCCGCTTCGGTGAGATCGAGCAGCGCGGCGTTGCGCTTACCCCAAAGGGCCGCAAGCTCTACGACAAACTGCTGGCTTCGGTCCGCAGCGATGTTCGCGTTGACGCAACCGGCGCTCATGCCGGGGAGTACGAACGCGAATTGGCGGAAGGATTCCGGGCCTTTCCTGACAGCTGGGCGGAACTGCGGGACCAGCGGCTCGCCTATTTCCGCTGTTCGCCGACGGTTGAAGGTCTGGCCGCTGCCAGACGGGACAAGGTCTCGCCTGGAATCGACGAACTCCTGGCGCGCGGCCATTTGCGGTTTGATCCGATCGTATATGAGGATTTCCTCCCAGTCAGCGCTGCGGGCATTTTCCAATCGAATCTCGGTACGGACGAGCAGCAGAACTATGCCGAGCGCGCTAACCAGGAAGCATTCGAAGACGCCTTGGGCGCAAAAATTGCCGATGAGTTCGCGCTCTATGCCCAGGCGGAGCAGAGCTCGCTGGACGAAGCTTTGTCGCAACTCGCCGTGGCGGCAAAGGCGCAGTGAAGCTATCCGCACCACAATCCAATAGACGGCGACGGCGGTGTCTCGTGCTTTGTGGAAGAATAGCTGCGCTCGCGATCGTCGTGAGATCACGCGAGGTCCCCAGCCCAATCAACAGAAGATCCCGCACAGCGCCAGACATCGTCTATTACTTGATCAGGGTTTGGTGCGCGCTACCTTTCCGGGCCAATGCCGATCGCCGCTGTCGAACTGGCTGAGTAGTATCGACGCGGCCCTAGTTTGCTCATAGAATGGCAGAGACCTGCTAGTTGAGTAATGACCAACGATCTTCTGCTACGGGCACTTAAGAATCCAAAGTGGCGACATCGTCACCATCCCTTGGGACGGCGCATTGCGTCGCCAGAAATGTTCCTGAATGCTGAGTTGTTGCCTCACGTAAATTGCTCCCCAATGGCAAGGGAGCGCAGGGGCAACGATGAGGCGATTGAGTATGGCGACGCGCAAGGAATTGAAGTCTGCTTTGGCGCGGCGCTACAGGGTATCGAGCCGCGTCGAAAAGGGCCGTATTCTCGACGAGTTCGTCGCGATTACTGCCTGCATCGGAAGCATGCGATGCGGCTGCTGCGCTGCGACCCTGTCGGCCAGACAGCGGGGCGTCGCAATCGTGCGCGGATCTACCAAGACGCCGAGAGAAATGTGTTGATACTGCTTTGGGAGGCCGCAGACCGGGTGTGCGGCAAGCGTCTGAAGGCCCTGCTGCCGATCTTGATTGAATCGATGGAGCGTCACGGCCATATCGACCTGACGCCAGAGGTTCGGGCCAAATTGTTGTCGATGAGTGCGGCGACAATCGACCGGGCGCTTCGAAGCGTTCGTGAGCAAAGCGGCCGGCAGCGCCGTCGCTCTGTAGCAAGTGCTCTGCGACGCAGCATCCCTGTTCCTACTTCAGCGGATTGGGGAGATCCTGCGCCCGGTTTCGTCGAGGCCGATCTTGTTGCTCACAGCGGTCCTTCGGCGCGGGGTAGCTTCGTCCAGACGCTCGTTCTCACGGACATCGCGACCGGTTGGACTGAATGCGCGCCACTTCTGGTGCGCGAACAGAGGTTGTTGAGCACGGTTCTGACCGAACTTCGTAAACAGCTACCGTTTGCGCTCCTGGGGCTGGACACCGACAACGACTCTGTGTTCATGAATGAGACCTTGAAAGAATATTGCGAACAGGCTGACATCGTCTTCACGCGCTGTCGCCCTTACCGCAAGAACGATCAGGCCTTTGTCGAGCAGAAGAACGGCGCGGTGGTCCGCCGAATGGTCGGCTACCGTCGATTCGAGGGACTCGAAGCGGCCGCTTTGCTGGCTCAGCTTTACCGTTCGGCCCGCTTGTTCGTGAACTTTTTCCAGCCATCGTTCAAATTGATACGAAAGGAACGCGACGGAGCGCGTGTCCACAAAACGTACAGCGCCCCCGCGACCCCACATCAGCGGCTGGTTGCCGAAGCAAGAACACCTGATGCCGTCCGCGCCCGCGTCAATGAAATCTATGCCGGCCTGGATCCGGTCGCCTTACTGCGCGATATCCGAGCCGTGCAGGAGCAGTTGGCCAATCTCACCGACGTCGCCCCAGCAAGCCATCCAACTGCGATGCCGCCGATCGAACAGTTCTTGTCGAGCTTGCGAATCGCGTGGAAAGACGGAGCGGGACGCCCGACGGACAGGCCAATTGCGAAGCCGAAGCGAGAGCGGCGACGCCCTGATCCGCTCGTCAAGGCTACGCCACAGCTGCGCGAATGGTTCGAGGCCGAGCCGTGGCGGACCAGCAGTGAACTCCTGTCCAAGCTTCAGGCAGAAAACCCCGGGGTCTACCCGCGCAAAGTACTCCGAACTCTTCAACGTCGTCTCAAATTGTGGCGCAGCGAGCAAGCAAGCGCACTGGTGTTTAGCTCTGGGAAAACGCGGCACAAAGCGACGTGATCGTCACATCACCGGAAAGCCCGCCGCTGCTGGATGAAGGAACGGCGGTGTGAAATAGACCGGTGATCGACCGTGCTCAAGGCTGGCGCGTTGCGCCACCGCCTTCGGCGGCTGGCGGCCTTGACCACGCCCGATCACCGGTCTGTTGGCTTTGCAAGCGCTCGGTCGAGGACCGAGCGCGACATCGGCGCGCTCGAAATACCCACCAGTTGCACGACCGGCTTCCTTCGCTCCCTGGCTAGGGAGCAAAATAGATGAGGCAACAATAGGTCTATCGGGAACATCGCTACATGCGGCAATACGGCGCCCCACCCAGATTGTCGCGCTATAGTAAAATATTCGCAAGGACGCGACCCGCTGCGACAAATGAGCGAAGTGAGCGCGCAATTTAGGGAAAACGGCTCTTAGACCCTCGTATCATCTGCGAGCCACGATCGGGGGACCCGCGCGTCTTTATCGCTGCCCGGTGTGAGAGGAGCGTGCAGCCGCTTTCGTTGGCCGCGAGGAGAGAAACTGTGAATCATGTGCCTGGTGCGCTTTCCAGCTTTCGCGTGCTCGATCTATCCCGTGTCCGAGCCGGTCCAACTTGTGTACGGATGCTTGCGGATTTTGGGGCGGACGTAATCCGTATTGAACCGCCCCTCGGTGTTGATCCGAACGACACGATGTTTGCTGAGAAGCGGCGCGGCGGCGACTTCCAGAATCTGAACCGCAACAAACGTGGCTTATCTCTTAATCTCAAGACGGCGGACGGCTTAAGATACTGTGTGAACTTATGAAGACGAGCGAGATAGTGGTGGAGAACTGGAGGCCGGATGTTAAGGTGCGTCTTGGCTTAGATTATCGGGCGCTGAGCTGTCTCAATCCAAGAGTCATTCTTGCCAGCACATCTGGTTACGGACAGGATGGACCGTACGCGAAACGTCCAGGATAATTCAAGGAATGGGCGGGCTAATGTCCGTGACGGGAACGCCCGAGAGTGGGCCCCCGCAGGGCAGGCATTGCTGTGGCCGATTCCAGTACTGGCCTTTACGCCGCTCTCGGTGTTCTCACATCCCTCTTCGAACGTGAGAGGTCGGGGAGGGGCCAGTGGGTACATGCGAGTTTGCTGCATTCCCAGATCGCTATGCTTGATTTTCAGGCCGCAAGATATCTCGTTGAGCGGATGTGCCAAAGCCCGCCGGTAATGATCATCCGACCGCGGCGCCGATGGGCACCTTTCGCGGCAGCGATGGTCTATCCAATATCGGGGTTTCTGGGACTGGACAATGGGGGGGCGGTTTGCAGGGCACTCGCGCGCGAAGACGGGTCAAGAATGAAAAAATTCGCCGCTTGGCTTGGCACGACGAGGCTCGACCTAAGGCAAGGAGCGAGTAGGTCCGTAACGTCTGGTGAGAACTCCACCGGGTGTACGTAGATGCCACAACAGAGCCAAAAGAGTCCTGTCTCTGACACCTTGCCAATCATCGGACTCGCAGAATGTGTCCGTGGCACGGGCATATTCTCGGCGGCGGCTAAATCGATGGTCTGCTTGACCGGCGCCGACTATGGTCGTCGCAATTGCGGTGGCCAACAAAAACCAGCACGCATCTGATGGGTGATGGTGCCCATCCCAAGAGCTCGATGCCCCTAGGTTGGCGAGGTGAGCCGCGACTTAATGGCCAACGTGTGACGTTAGATGACAGCATGATGGAAAACAAGCGGAGCTGGGGGCCTGTCGGGGCGGCCGGAGATTGGCATATCTCGGATCGCTACCAGGCATTCGCAGGTCACGTCGTCGGCGATGCTCAGCACACGAAAGTGCTGCGCGTTGGAACTGGTCATGTATCCATGGCGCGTCGCAAGCCGTCCATCGGCATTCGATCCACTTCTTGCCAAAATCGAAAGCAAGGGACCCGTCCGATCCAGCATTCCGAGCTCGCGATTTCATGATGGAATCGCATGCGATTTCAATTTCGGAATGCTCGGTGATTCATTGTTCGAACGTTAAGTGCATTCCAGCGGAATCAGCGCGTAGGCGCGGAATTTCGGCATAAGCGGCGCCACATTAAAGAATTTCGGACCTAAGCGTTCGGTGCCCAATTGGGTGTCTAGTCCATACTTCTATCGGCGCGCCTGTTCGGCAAGTGCATCGTTTCCTTCTCCGTATGATATGATGTTCGGCTAAATCTCGGTCTCGAGCCTTGTTGTCATCGACGAGGGCCGGCCTAAGCACAACCATAGAGGTAAGCATGTCCACTGAAAGCCCAGCCTTCACCATTGTCATCAATCACCCCAAGGCCGAACTTCTTGCAAGACTTTTGGGGGGCGTTGTCCGGAAGTTCGCGCCATAGTGGCTCCGGACGCTGATCGGCTTGAGCGATACATAGATGAGGCGGACGCGTTGTTTGCCTTCCGATTTCCCGTTGAAGTGTTCGATCGGGCGAAGAAGCTGCGTTGGTTTCAGTCCATTGGCGCCGGTGTTGATTCCATGTTCCCCATCCGCGACATGTTCGCGGCATGCATGGCGGCCTCATAGCGGATTACGTGATGGCCGGCGTGACGATGCTGAATTGGGATTTCCGTAAGTTTCTGCGCGAGCAGGCTGAGCGGCAATGGAACTTCCGCGGCGTGACGCCATTGGCCGACAAAGCGCTTGGCGTGGTCGGGTTAGGCTCGATCGGGCGACTATTGCTCGGCGCGCGAAGAGCGCGGGGATGAAGGTTGTGGGCTCGAAGCGGGACATTTCGGTTCCGGTTGAAGGTGTAGACCGCTTGTTCGGCTCCGCTGAGCTGAAAGATTTGCTGCCGCTCTGCGATTTCGTGGTCCTGGCCGTGTCGGCCACGCCGGAGACGGTCGGTCTCATCGGCGCGGCCGAGATCGCATGCATGCGGCGTGATGCATTTTTGATCAATATCGCCCGGGGCAGCGTCGTCGCGGAGTCCGAACTGATCAGCGCCTTGCAGACGGGTGCAATCGCGGGCGCGATGTTAGACGTGTTCGAGCGCGAACCGCTTCCGCAGGACAGCCCGCTGTGGGATATGCCAAACGTGATTGTAACGCCCCATACTTCCGGAATCCCCACAAACTGTATGGAGCGAGCATTTGAAATCATTGCAGAAAACATTGAGCGCTAACTGAAAGGGCAGCCGTTGAAGGATTTGGTGGATCTGCGACGCGGCTATTAAGCGCCGTGGCGCGAGCACCGGAAGCAGGCGGGCTGCTTGTCCGCGAGTTGCCGGCTTATGGACGCAATCCTGGATCAATGGCGCCTTCTAAGGACGACGAGCCGCATGGCGACCGCGGGTTTTCGAGAGAAGCGAGGAGACATAAATGAGTGAGAATGTTAACGACCAGCACCTCAAGGAAGGTCTGAAGCAGACTCTGCGCGATCTTCGGGCTTGCACAGCGTATCCGGTTTCGAACAGGCGGTAGTTCGTTATGTTCAGCAGCGCTTCGAACCACTTGTCGACGAGGTCGAGACAGATAGTTACGGCAACGTCACAGCCGTGAAGCGCGGCCGCAAGGCGGCGCCGCTGCTCATGCTCAGCGCCCACATCGACGAGATTGGCTTTATCATAAAAGGTATCGAGCCGAACGGCTTTTTGCGCTTTGAGCGCCTAGGCGGCGTCAGTGACGCACTGCTCGGTTGCCGTAGGGTCAACGTCAATGGCCATTTCGGCCTGATCGGCTCTCTTTCCGAGCGCTCCCGCGTGGCGGCCGGGCTAAAGCAAATCATCCCCATTGCCGAGCTCTATATCGATGTTGGCGCGTCGAGCGCGCACGAAGTAGCCGAACTGGGTGTTAACGTTGGCGACCCTGTCAGCTTCATCAGTGAATTCGAGGAATTCACCGGAGGACATCGCGTTTGTGCCAAGGGTATGGACGACCGCGCCGGGCTTGCGATCATGATCCAGGCGTTGGCTGAACTCAAAGGTGAGACTCCTTTCGGAACAGTTCACGCCGTTGCTACCGTGCAGGAGCAGGTCGGCCTTCGCGGCGCCGTTATGGTGGTTCATCGCAGCAAGCCGGACTATGCGATCGCCATTGATGGATCTCCATCGAACGACACCCCGATTTCGGCGTGACCAGAGAAGCCTCTCCCATTATGGGTAAAGGCCCCTCGGTGAACCTGACGATGTCAAGTGGAGAGGTGATCGTCCGGGGTAACATTGCGCACCCCGCGATGAAACGCCATTTGCTAGCCGCGGCGGTCAGCAGGAAACTGCCATTGCAATTCACGGTCTCGAATAATCGAGGCAGCTCAGAAGCCGCCGCTATCCACGTCAGCAACGGCGGAATTCCCACGATTAGCGTGGGCATACCGCGGCGCTATTCGTTCTCACCACACGAGATGATCGACCTCCGTGACGCGGCCGCGACGGTCAACCTGATCGTTCAATTTGTGCGCGAAATGAAGGACCACGATCTGAGTTTTGTATGAAGGCGTGTGGCTATCTTGGACCGAAGCGGGCCGGGCAAGCCTCAGCTTGAGGCGCTTTTCGGTGATTCCTGAACTCTCCTGTCGCGCAGCCTTCGGTTGCATCATCCTTCAGGGCACAGCCCGTGGGGCAACAGTATGGGAAACTCGGCTACTGGCGACAAGCAGACGCTGGCGAACGTGTTATCTTCAACGTTCGTGGAAGTGCTTGGCGACGGTTTTCCGCGCCAAACCTTATCTTGGTATCTCCCATCAGATGGTCGACCGCCGCTTGCCACAGCGAAGTGACTGCAACTAGACGTGCGGCCGTCTGCAGTGATCGATGAAGTGAGGCCGTTATGCCGGATAACGCAGTTTCATTCGACCCGCGAACGTTTACAGCGCCAATATTCTGCGATCAGCGGCAAAAAGTTCTCGATAGGTTGCAATTCTCCTTCAGGTTACCTCGAAGGCTGCCCCAAGGCTCTTGCCGAGCGCAAGCTGGTAGCGAAGGCATGCCAGTTGATAGCGAATGCGCCCGCCAAGCCACCGCCGAATCTACAGGACGCTACCGCGCAGATAAGCCAAGATCATCGATCGATGGCGTGCCCGTGGGCATTAAGGACCCTGTCATGACGCGCGATCTTCCGAGGAAGGAAGAGATTGCGTGAAACGGACAAGGCTATGGCGCTTCTGCCTGCGGATAGGCCTCGCGTGACACCGGTGCGGAGATGCTGGGCAAGTTGGTTGCCGTCGAGCTGGGTGGCGGCACGTCGAGCGTGACTCGCAATCCTATCAATCCGCAATGCACGCCGCGAGGTGCGTCAAGCGGCTCGGCAGCCGCGATCGGAGCTGGCGCGTTGCCCGACGTAATTGGGTCTGAGACTGTTGGCTCAATCATCAAGGCGGCAGGCTCCTGCGGTGAGGTTGCGATCAAACCGAAATTTGGTGCGGTCCATCGTGGCGAACAGCTAGCTC includes these proteins:
- a CDS encoding VOC family protein, which translates into the protein MHAQVTSLGILSSKVHPDETRSLFSHAMSQMYRAEVPQYGSLVELVAHVNAQTLANDPELEQALRRNDEIARLGVERHGAVRLGTREELFNIRRVFAVLGMHPVGYYDLSVAGVPVHSTVFRPVANEALRRNPFRVFASLLRLELIEDETLRKEVARILSERRIFTSRVLELVRAFEAEGGLDQTQAEEFVREVLETFRWHSDATVTLETYTKMHNAHRLIADVVSFRGPHINHLTPRTLDIDAVQAVMPQRGITPKAVIEGPPRRKCPILLRQTSFKALQERIEFRGGDGGKVEGAHTARFGEIEQRGVALTPKGRKLYDKLLASVRSDVRVDATGAHAGEYERELAEGFRAFPDSWAELRDQRLAYFRCSPTVEGLAAARRDKVSPGIDELLARGHLRFDPIVYEDFLPVSAAGIFQSNLGTDEQQNYAERANQEAFEDALGAKIADEFALYAQAEQSSLDEALSQLAVAAKAQ
- a CDS encoding NAD(P)-dependent oxidoreductase codes for the protein MKVVGSKRDISVPVEGVDRLFGSAELKDLLPLCDFVVLAVSATPETVGLIGAAEIACMRRDAFLINIARGSVVAESELISALQTGAIAGAMLDVFEREPLPQDSPLWDMPNVIVTPHTSGIPTNCMERAFEIIAENIER
- a CDS encoding PaaI family thioesterase, which encodes MHDTTKTAASNRPDQHVGAEGEFAGWRTSSHDSFETHAGPFWHRQEPDGSIRCAFRVRKKHLNGSRDVHGGCLMTFADYCLFAIVSPVLQGPGVTVNFAGEFIDASREGDLIVGTGEITRAGGSLIFVRGQLTAGERTLCTFSGTIKRVKRRAAPQ
- a CDS encoding CoA transferase, with protein sequence MNHVPGALSSFRVLDLSRVRAGPTCVRMLADFGADVIRIEPPLGVDPNDTMFAEKRRGGDFQNLNRNKRGLSLNLKTADGLRYCVNL